In the genome of Phaseolus vulgaris cultivar G19833 unplaced genomic scaffold, P. vulgaris v2.0 scaffold_14, whole genome shotgun sequence, one region contains:
- the LOC137816971 gene encoding metal-nicotianamine transporter YSL1-like: protein MISPSSNLKMEEDKKLEIVERDEDLEDQLPAAEVQSQPWTEQITLRGVFVSMLIGIIYSIIVMKLNLTTGMVPNLNVSAALLAFVFVRTWTKALHKVGIIAKPFSRQENTIIQTCAVACYSIAVGGGFASYLLGLNRTTYELSGVGNEGNNPNAIKEPGFGWMTAFLFVVCFIGLFVLIPLRKIMIVDLELTYPSGLATAVLINGFHTQGDKVAKKQVQGFTKYFSISFLWGLFKWFFSGIEGCGFEQFPTFGLQAWKQTFYFDFSMTFVGAGMICSHLVNVSLLLGAVLSYGLMYPLVDRRRGDWFPDNLEESNMKGLYGYKVFLSIALILGDGIYNFTKIIICTVLSVHNRIKSKNNKNVAADRKGNPNEDIKQAETFLTESIPMRIGIIGYVVFTIISIIILPRMFPQLKWYYIVVAYIFAPSLAFCNAFGAGLTDINMAYNYGKVALFTLAAITGKENGVVAGLVGCGLVKSVVSVSCILMQDFKTAHYTRTSPRAMFICQVIGIAMGCVTAPLSFFLYYKAFDVGNPQGEFKAPYALIYRNMAIIGVQGFSALPQHCLQLCFGFFAFAIGANTIRDLSPQKIGKWVPLPMVMAVPFLVGAYFAIDMFIGSVVVFVWHKLDSIKAESMVPAAASGLICGEGLWTLPAAILALARIHPPICMKFVPS from the exons ATGATCTCCCCCTCAAGTAACCTTAAGATGGAGGAAGACAAGAAACTAGAGATAGTTGAAAGAGATGAAGACTTGGAGGATCAGCTACCTGCCGCTGAAGTTCAGTCTCAGCCATGGACAGAACAGATAACACTGAGAGGAGTGTTTGTGAGCATGTTGATTGGAATCATATACAGCATAATAGTCATGAAGCTCAACCTCACAACTGGCATGGTTCCTAACCTGAATGTTTCTGCTGCACTCCTTGCCTTTGTGTTTGTCCGAACCTGGACCAAAGCTTTGCACAAGGTTGGTATTATAGCCAAACCCTTCAGCCGCCAGGAAAACACCATCATACAGACTTGTGCAGTTGCATGCTATAGCATTGCTGTTGGAG GAGGATTTGCTTCTTATCTGTTGGGATTAAACAGAACGACTTATGAGTTGTCTGGAGTAGGAAACGAGGGTAACAACCCAAACGCTATTAAAGAACCTGGATTTGGTTGGATGACTGCCTTCCTTTTTGTGGTGTGCTTTATTGGCCTCTTTGTCTTGATTCCACTCAGAAAG ATCATGATAGTTGATCTAGAATTAACTTATCCCAGTGGCTTGGCAACCGCTGTTCTCATCAATGGTTTCCATACTCAGGGAGACAAAGTGGCCAA GAAACAAGTACAGGGTttcacaaaatatttttctatcagCTTCTTATGGGGTTTATTCAAGTGGTTCTTCTCAGGAATAGAGGGCTGTGGATTCGAACAGTTCCCCACCTTTGGATTACAAGCTTGGAAGCAAAC ATTCTATTTCGATTTTAGTATGACTTTTGTTGGAGCAGGAATGATTTGCTCTCACCTCGTAAACGTGTCTTTGCTCCTTGGAGCTGTGCTCTCCTATGGGCTAATGTATCCACTCGTTGACAGACGTAGAGGAGACTGGTTCCCTGACAATTTAGAAGAGAGTAACATGAAGGGCTTATACGGTTATAAGGTTTTTCTATCAATCGCTCTAATCCTGGGTGATGGCATATACAACTTCACCAAGATTATAATTTGCACAGTCCTCAGCGTCCATAACAGAATAAAGAGCAAGAACAATAAAAATG TGGCTGCTGATAGAAAGGGGAATCCCAATGAGGACATTAAACAAGCTGAGACATTTCTGACGGAGAGCATTCCCATGCGGATTGGAATAATTGGATACGTGGTTTTCACAATCATTTCCATAATTATATTACCACGCATGTTTCCTCAGCTGAAATGGTACTACATTGTGGTTGCTTATATATTTGCTCCTTCTCTGGCATTCTGTAACGCTTTTGGAGCAGGTCTCACGGACATAAACATGGCATATAATTATGGGAAAGTTGCACTCTTTACCCTGGCAGCAATTACAGGAAAAGAAAATGGTGTGGTGGCTGGACTTGTGGGTTGTGGACTCGTTAAATCCGTGGTCTCGGTATCTTGTATTCTGATGCAAGATTTCAAGACTGCTCATTACACACGTACCTCACCCAGAGCCATGTTTATATGCCAAGTAATCGGCATTGCAATGGGCTGTGTGACAGCTCCTCTCAGCTTCTTCCTATACTACAAGGCATTCGATGTGGGAAATCCGCAAGGAGAATTCAAAGCTCCTTATGCTTTAATTTACAGAAACATGGCAATCATAGGTGTCCAAGGTTTCTCAGCATTGCCCCAGCATTGCTTGCAGCTTTGCTTTGGGTTCTTCGCTTTTGCCATCGGAGCAAACACGATCAGAGACCTTTCACCACAAAAGATTGGTAAATGGGTGCCATTACCGATGGTGATGGCCGTACCATTTCTGGTTGGAGCATACTTTGCAATCGACATGTTCATAGGTAGTGTGGTTGTGTTTGTGTGGCACAAGCTGGACTCCATTAAGGCAGAGTCGATGGTTCCAGCAGCTGCTTCTGGACTCATTTGTGGAGAAGGACTATGGACTTTACCTGCTGCGATTCTAGCTCTAGCAAGAATCCATCCTCCTATCTGCATGAAATTCGTTCCCTCCTAA
- the LOC137816972 gene encoding protein HLB1: MPEPESRDGHEPEPQPETEPVPAEQTEAQLKSESGSAPEPVPNLQTETESVPTEQAQEQLEQKSESEADPAVNDVDLGEKTVRSNEVNANPSPTPQLRKDEGSRTFTMRELLNGLKNDSEPEKEDVNSPYSPEQQQQHEEQNNAAMDLINSVVGVDDEGRSRQRILTFAARRYATAIERNPEDYDALYNWALVLQESADNVSPDSTSPSKDALLEEACRKYDEATLLCPTLHDAFYNWAIAISDRAKMRGRTKEAEELWKQATRNYEKAVQLNWNSPQALNNWGLALQELSAIVPAREKQKIVRTAISKFRAAIQLQFDFHRAIYNLGTVLYGLAEDTLRTGGSVSAQEVSPNELYSQSAIYIAAAHALKPNYSVYSSALRLVRSMLPLPHLKVGYLTAPPMGSVIAPHNDWKRSEFLLDHEKLQQIPRGDPKQVSQSLSARSVDAVNGDKKTIKLHIADIISVSACADLTLPPGAGLCIDTSHGSFYLVADSWESLDGWLDALRLVYTIYVRGKSDVLAGIITG; this comes from the exons ATGCCCGAACCGGAGTCGCGAGACGGACACGAACCAGAACCACAACCAGAAACGGAACCGGTGCCAGCAGAACAAACAGAAGCACAATTGAAATCGGAATCGGGATCGGCGCCCGAACCCGTACCAAATCTGCAAACAGAAACAGAATCCGTGCCGACGGAACAAGCGCAAGAACAATTGGAGCAGAAATCGGAATCAGAAGCTGATCCCGCGGTAAACGACGTAGATCTCGGAGAAAAGACGGTCCGTTCCAATGAGGTGAACGCCAATCCTTCTCCCACTCCGCAGCTCCGGAAAGACGAAGGAAGCCGAACGTTCACCATGAGAGAATTACTGAATGGATTGAAAAACGATTCCGAACCGGAGAAAGAAGATGTTAACTCACCTTACAG CCCAGAACAACAGCAACAGCACGAAGAGCAGAATAACGCTGCTATGGATTTGATAAATAGCGTAGTAGGTGTTGATGATGAAGGCCGGTCCCGACAGAGGATTCTTACATTTGCTGCCAGGAG GTATGCTACTGCAATTGAGAGGAACCCTGAAGATTACGATGCATTGTACAATTGGGCATTAGTACTTCAG GAAAGTGCAGATAATGTAAGTCCAGATTCCACTTCACCCTCCAAAGATGCTTTGCTGGAGGAGGCTTGTAGAAAGTATGATGAGGCCACTCTCCTTTGTCCCACACTACATGAT GCTTTCTACAATTGGGCTATAGCAATTTCTGATCGGGCAAAGATGCGTGGCCGCACAAAGGAAGCTGAAGAGCTGTGGAAGCAG GCAACAAGGAACTACGAAAAAGCAGTTCAACTTAACTGGAACAGTCCTCAG GCACTCAATAATTGGGGACTTGCTCTACAG GAACTCAGTGCCATTGTTCCAGCCCGAGAAAAGCAAAAGATTGTGAGAACTGCAATCAGCAAG TTTCGTGCAGCCATACAGTTGCAATTTGATTTCCATCGGGCAATTTACAATCTTGGAACAGTTCTG TATGGATTAGCAGAGGACACTTTAAGAACTGGGGGATCAGTTAGTGCTCAAGAAGTTTCACCAAATGAATTGTACAGCCAGTCTGCAATATATATTGCTGCTGCTCATGCACTGAAACCAAATTATTCT GTTTATAGCAGTGCCTTGCGGTTGGTGCGCTCTATG CTACCATTACCACACCTTAAAGTTGGATATTTAACTGCACCTCCTATGGGGTCAGTGATTGCTCCCCATAATGACTGGAAACGGTCAGAGTTCCTTTTGGATCATGAGAAGCTTCAGCAG ATACCCAGAGGAGATCCCAAACAAGTATCTCAAAGCCTCTCAGCCAGATCAGTAGATGCAGTGAATGGGGATAAGAAGACTATCAAACTACATATAGCAGATATTATTTCTGTATCAGCATGTGCTGATCTGACCTTACCACCTGGTGCAGGCCTCTGCATAGATACAAGTCATGGATCATTTTACTTG GTTGCTGACTCTTGGGAATCATTGGATGGCTGGCTGGATGCACTTCGTCTTGTTTACACAATTTATGTGCGAGGCAAAAGTGATGTCCTGGCTGGTATAATAACAGGATGA